In Thermococcus thioreducens, a genomic segment contains:
- a CDS encoding Mov34/MPN/PAD-1 family protein, with translation MEKVKIRRELLEYLLELARDFYPNEFAGFLREKDGIFEEVLIAPNPHFGRSSAFFDTWMLPYDESIKGTVHSHPGPNPRPSRADLNFFSKFGGVHIIIAYPFVEDSVRAYRSDGSPLRIEIVK, from the coding sequence ATGGAAAAGGTAAAAATCCGGCGCGAACTGTTGGAGTATCTCTTGGAACTCGCCCGCGATTTTTATCCCAATGAGTTCGCGGGCTTTCTGAGGGAGAAGGATGGGATATTTGAGGAGGTTCTCATAGCCCCAAACCCACACTTCGGAAGGAGTTCAGCCTTCTTTGACACCTGGATGCTTCCCTACGATGAGAGCATTAAAGGAACTGTCCACTCCCATCCGGGGCCGAATCCACGGCCGTCCCGGGCGGATTTGAACTTCTTCTCAAAGTTCGGCGGGGTGCATATCATAATCGCCTATCCCTTCGTGGAGGACAGCGTAAGGGCGTACCGCAGCGATGGGAGTCCGTTAAGGATAGAGATTGTGAAGTAG
- a CDS encoding hydrogenase maturation protease, with product MRTLILALGNELMKDDGVGLKAGRMLIERGCSVLEVGTDIFRLSNYYNGEERLIIIDAILSEKFPPGKIVHLEGGEVFEKLKGEIRSAHFMGAIDGLKLLMSLDERLARAEIHFIGVVAKEIDLGMELSEEVEKALPEVVRLVEKLCKN from the coding sequence ATGAGAACCCTTATCCTTGCCCTCGGCAACGAGCTCATGAAAGACGATGGAGTCGGCCTCAAAGCCGGGAGGATGCTAATCGAGAGGGGATGCAGCGTCCTTGAAGTCGGTACTGACATCTTCAGGCTTTCAAACTACTATAACGGCGAGGAGAGGCTGATAATCATTGACGCCATTCTGAGCGAGAAGTTCCCCCCCGGAAAGATAGTCCATCTGGAGGGCGGGGAGGTCTTCGAGAAGCTCAAGGGCGAGATAAGGAGCGCCCACTTCATGGGGGCGATAGACGGGCTCAAACTGCTGATGTCGCTCGATGAACGCCTTGCCAGAGCCGAGATACACTTCATCGGCGTCGTGGCCAAGGAGATAGACCTCGGAATGGAGCTCAGCGAGGAAGTTGAGAAAGCCTTACCAGAGGTCGTTAGGCTTGTCGAAAAACTGTGTAAGAATTAA
- a CDS encoding DUF2666 family protein: MKVEDQIVFTAHHGSWKVADRLLDMDDEKVAHFIASIANTVNAKIPEYLTEVMNVAGIMSLAGELAKKDLGDAIIALKSPGTARKLGQLVFEEDKKLKKHLVEVAKALLVREVLSKKVPVEYPEEPLSEVRIVFPYNEDHINFVAFHVSGKTKWRAVRRLIIDEKTPMADVARLLASINESITLKLPFYAGIDIKGIEAWFGEFKKVKKAEIPGVVEKYRHFPAENYAPTGFHEHARVYALRTALGKIGLPLDVPAKSLEKYLEKK, encoded by the coding sequence ATGAAGGTTGAGGATCAGATAGTGTTTACGGCACATCACGGGAGCTGGAAGGTGGCTGACAGGCTCCTGGATATGGATGACGAGAAAGTTGCCCACTTCATAGCGAGCATAGCCAATACTGTCAACGCCAAGATACCCGAGTACCTCACGGAGGTAATGAACGTCGCAGGCATAATGAGCCTCGCGGGGGAGCTGGCCAAGAAAGACCTGGGCGATGCCATCATTGCTCTCAAATCACCCGGGACTGCCAGGAAGCTTGGCCAGCTCGTCTTCGAGGAGGACAAGAAGCTCAAAAAGCATCTCGTTGAGGTCGCCAAGGCCCTGCTCGTGAGAGAGGTGCTCTCCAAAAAAGTGCCGGTCGAGTACCCAGAGGAGCCCTTGAGCGAAGTTAGAATAGTATTCCCATACAACGAAGACCACATCAACTTTGTAGCCTTCCATGTGAGCGGCAAAACAAAGTGGAGGGCTGTTAGAAGGCTCATTATCGATGAGAAGACTCCCATGGCAGACGTTGCAAGGCTCCTCGCCAGCATAAACGAGAGCATCACGCTCAAACTGCCCTTCTACGCTGGAATTGACATCAAGGGAATAGAGGCATGGTTTGGTGAATTCAAGAAGGTCAAAAAGGCCGAGATACCGGGGGTCGTTGAAAAGTACAGGCACTTCCCGGCCGAGAACTACGCTCCGACCGGCTTCCATGAACACGCAAGGGTCTATGCCCTGAGAACCGCCCTTGGGAAAATAGGTCTGCCCCTCGACGTTCCAGCCAAGAGCCTTGAGAAGTACCTGGAGAAGAAGTGA
- a CDS encoding RidA family protein, with product MKKEIVFTEKAPRPIGPYSQGVITEGRFLFVSGQIPINPETGELVTGPIEEQAEQAIKNLIEVVKAAGGSAENIVKVTVYITDMGAYARFNEVYERYFSTSKPARAVVEVSNLPKGVAVEIEAIAVL from the coding sequence ATGAAGAAGGAAATAGTTTTCACGGAAAAGGCCCCAAGACCAATAGGCCCCTACAGTCAGGGAGTAATCACCGAGGGCAGGTTCCTGTTCGTTTCAGGGCAGATACCCATAAACCCCGAGACAGGAGAGCTGGTGACTGGTCCAATTGAGGAGCAGGCCGAGCAGGCAATTAAAAACCTCATAGAGGTCGTTAAAGCAGCAGGCGGAAGCGCCGAGAACATCGTGAAGGTTACCGTCTACATCACGGACATGGGCGCGTACGCCAGGTTCAACGAGGTCTACGAGAGGTACTTTTCGACATCAAAACCCGCCAGAGCTGTCGTGGAGGTCTCCAACCTGCCCAAGGGGGTAGCGGTTGAGATAGAGGCGATAGCGGTTCTCTAG
- a CDS encoding Lrp/AsnC family transcriptional regulator: MADKINGIDIRILKLLAKNARLTYKELAEILGTTRQRISRRMDRLERNGVIKKYTVIPNYDALGYVHVILGITIKPSVSIDEIIPALVEDENIKIVERALGSHNLVIHIVGPKDMKELERIINEVSRKIPGIDKLDITFVTETVKFEVL, encoded by the coding sequence ATGGCCGATAAAATAAACGGGATTGACATAAGGATTTTGAAGCTCCTCGCCAAGAACGCCCGCCTTACCTACAAGGAGCTTGCTGAAATTCTCGGCACCACCCGGCAGAGGATATCCAGGAGGATGGACCGCCTAGAGAGGAACGGCGTCATAAAGAAGTACACCGTGATACCCAACTACGATGCCCTCGGATACGTCCATGTGATACTTGGGATCACTATCAAGCCTTCGGTCAGCATTGACGAGATCATCCCTGCCCTCGTTGAGGACGAAAACATCAAGATAGTCGAGCGCGCCCTCGGTTCACACAACCTCGTGATACACATCGTTGGCCCCAAGGACATGAAGGAGCTTGAGAGGATCATAAACGAAGTCTCCCGGAAGATACCCGGCATAGACAAGCTCGACATAACTTTTGTCACAGAAACCGTCAAGTTTGAGGTTCTTTGA
- a CDS encoding type II toxin-antitoxin system VapC family toxin: MRHTLVDTSVIVEYLKGNPQAIASISKLLDGNNVLFINPAVFSEVIYVMMGYYSGRAPKTIKENPKRLPKELDMVFQVLSDYAFVEITRGTIEIAKELIEKYAMLPNDALILATCIEHGFALATLDDDFKLPAENEGVPIITG, from the coding sequence ATGAGGCACACGTTGGTAGATACATCCGTCATAGTTGAATACTTAAAGGGCAATCCACAAGCTATTGCCTCCATCTCAAAGCTCCTCGATGGGAACAATGTGCTCTTCATTAACCCGGCAGTTTTCAGCGAAGTTATCTACGTGATGATGGGGTATTACTCAGGAAGGGCCCCCAAAACAATCAAAGAAAATCCCAAAAGGCTACCAAAAGAACTCGACATGGTTTTTCAGGTTCTCTCAGATTATGCCTTTGTAGAAATCACCAGGGGAACAATTGAAATAGCTAAAGAGCTTATCGAGAAGTACGCTATGCTCCCTAACGATGCACTGATTCTTGCAACCTGCATCGAGCACGGCTTTGCCCTGGCGACGCTGGACGATGATTTTAAGCTACCAGCTGAGAATGAAGGCGTTCCAATCATAACGGGGTGA
- a CDS encoding DUF92 domain-containing protein, translating into MLERVAVDIVVVAGLGIGSYKFKALDAKGAIAAALLGLAVIELGGVYPFAALLTFVVLGVLATKYKFGEKAKLGAAQGRGGIRSWGNVLGNGLAAVIFLAFEHFSQMDVFWAASFAAIATANGDTLASELGKIFGKSPKLITTLKPVKPGVNGAVSLAGEVFAVVGAFVIAPFALPLTSEKVAMLFAITLGGFIGVNLDSLIGATLENEGITNNNSTNFLASLLGGFIGAVLFYLIA; encoded by the coding sequence ATGCTTGAGAGAGTGGCAGTGGACATAGTAGTGGTCGCAGGACTCGGCATCGGTTCGTATAAGTTCAAGGCTCTGGACGCCAAAGGCGCCATTGCCGCGGCACTCCTTGGATTGGCCGTCATCGAACTGGGAGGAGTATATCCCTTTGCCGCTCTGCTGACCTTTGTGGTTCTGGGTGTTCTGGCCACCAAATACAAATTCGGGGAAAAGGCCAAACTGGGTGCCGCTCAGGGCAGGGGTGGAATAAGGAGCTGGGGAAACGTCCTCGGCAATGGCCTTGCGGCGGTAATTTTTCTTGCCTTTGAGCACTTCTCCCAGATGGACGTCTTCTGGGCGGCCAGTTTTGCGGCCATAGCAACGGCCAACGGAGATACCCTTGCCAGTGAGCTTGGCAAAATCTTTGGAAAAAGTCCCAAGCTTATCACGACCCTTAAACCCGTCAAGCCAGGAGTAAACGGGGCGGTTTCATTGGCGGGGGAAGTCTTTGCCGTTGTGGGTGCATTTGTAATAGCCCCCTTCGCCCTCCCACTAACGTCGGAGAAGGTAGCAATGCTCTTCGCCATTACCCTTGGTGGCTTCATCGGCGTTAACCTGGACAGCCTTATAGGGGCAACCCTTGAGAACGAGGGAATAACCAACAACAACTCAACTAACTTCCTCGCGAGCCTCTTAGGTGGCTTCATCGGCGCCGTCCTCTTCTACCTCATTGCATGA
- the lonB gene encoding ATP-dependent protease LonB gives MGEDTKVEREALAPREYGESLDLGLEFNTTEDIEVPEKLIDQVIGQEHAVEVIRTAATQKRHVLLIGEPGTGKSMLGQAMAELLPTESLEDILVFPNSEDENMPRIKTVPACQGRRIVEKYREKARGQESIKSYILLFVMFTVMLALFIEFSATTLLMGLFVIILTIMALSNMRLRNTVLVPKLLVDNCGRTKAPFIDATGAHAGALLGDVRHDPFQSGGLGTPAHERVEPGMIHRAHKGVLFIDEIATLSLKMQQSLLTAMQEKKFPITGQSEMSSGAMVRTEPVPCDFILVAAGNLDTVDKMHPALRSRIRGYGYEVYMRTTMPDTLENRRKLVQFVAQEVKRDGKIPHFRREAVEEIVREAQKRAGRKGHLTLRLRDLGGIVRAAGDIAVKKGKKYVEREDVLEAIRMAKPLEKQLADWYIERKKEYQVIKTEGSEIGRVNGLAVIGEQSGIVLPIEAVVASAASKEEGKIIVTGKLGEIAKEAVQNVSAIIKRYKGEDISRYDIHVQFLQTYEGVEGDSASISVATAVISALEEIPIRQDVAMTGSLSVRGEVLPIGGATPKIEAAIEAGIKTVIIPKSNEKDVFLSRDKAERIQIFPVETIDEVLEIALEESEKKRELLRRIREALPLSS, from the coding sequence ATGGGGGAAGACACGAAGGTTGAGAGGGAAGCCCTGGCCCCCAGGGAATACGGAGAGAGCCTTGATTTAGGGCTGGAGTTCAACACGACCGAGGATATAGAGGTTCCCGAAAAGCTCATCGATCAGGTTATCGGACAGGAGCACGCGGTGGAGGTCATAAGAACAGCCGCGACGCAGAAAAGGCACGTTCTCCTGATAGGTGAGCCTGGAACGGGTAAGTCAATGCTCGGTCAGGCGATGGCTGAGCTCCTCCCAACGGAGAGCCTTGAGGACATACTCGTCTTCCCAAACTCCGAAGACGAAAACATGCCCAGGATAAAAACCGTTCCGGCCTGTCAGGGGAGGAGGATAGTCGAAAAGTACCGCGAGAAGGCCAGGGGTCAGGAGAGCATAAAATCCTACATACTCCTCTTTGTCATGTTCACGGTGATGCTTGCGCTTTTTATAGAGTTCAGTGCCACAACGCTCCTGATGGGCCTGTTTGTTATTATACTCACCATAATGGCCCTGTCAAATATGCGTCTCCGCAATACAGTGCTCGTCCCCAAGCTTCTGGTGGATAACTGCGGCAGGACCAAGGCGCCGTTCATCGATGCAACTGGAGCCCACGCGGGTGCGCTCCTCGGCGACGTACGTCACGACCCGTTCCAGTCGGGTGGCCTCGGGACTCCGGCCCACGAGAGGGTCGAGCCGGGTATGATACACCGCGCCCATAAAGGGGTGCTGTTCATAGACGAGATAGCAACTCTCAGCTTGAAGATGCAGCAGAGCCTGCTGACGGCCATGCAGGAGAAGAAGTTCCCGATAACCGGCCAGAGCGAGATGTCCAGCGGCGCGATGGTCAGGACCGAGCCGGTTCCGTGTGACTTCATTTTAGTTGCGGCCGGAAACCTCGACACCGTTGACAAGATGCACCCAGCATTGCGCTCTCGTATCAGGGGCTATGGTTACGAGGTCTACATGCGTACCACGATGCCTGACACTCTAGAGAACAGACGCAAGCTCGTTCAGTTCGTCGCCCAGGAGGTAAAGCGCGACGGAAAGATTCCGCACTTCAGGCGGGAGGCAGTTGAGGAGATCGTCAGGGAGGCCCAGAAAAGGGCAGGCAGAAAAGGCCATCTTACACTCCGCCTGCGTGACCTCGGCGGTATCGTGAGAGCCGCCGGCGACATAGCGGTCAAGAAGGGCAAGAAGTACGTGGAGCGTGAGGACGTCCTTGAAGCGATAAGGATGGCCAAGCCCCTCGAAAAGCAGCTCGCCGACTGGTACATAGAGCGCAAGAAGGAGTACCAGGTCATTAAGACCGAGGGAAGCGAAATAGGCCGTGTCAACGGATTGGCCGTAATCGGTGAGCAGAGCGGTATCGTCCTGCCCATAGAGGCTGTCGTCGCCTCCGCCGCCAGCAAGGAGGAGGGCAAGATAATAGTCACAGGAAAGCTCGGAGAGATAGCCAAGGAGGCCGTCCAGAACGTCTCGGCAATAATCAAGCGCTACAAGGGGGAGGACATAAGCCGCTATGATATTCACGTCCAGTTCCTCCAGACCTACGAAGGGGTAGAAGGTGACTCCGCCAGCATAAGCGTCGCGACAGCCGTCATCTCGGCCCTGGAGGAGATACCAATAAGGCAGGACGTGGCCATGACAGGTTCACTGAGCGTTCGCGGCGAGGTGCTCCCGATAGGCGGGGCCACTCCGAAGATAGAGGCGGCGATAGAGGCGGGTATAAAGACCGTCATAATCCCCAAGAGCAACGAGAAGGACGTCTTCCTCAGCAGGGACAAGGCGGAGAGGATTCAGATATTCCCTGTAGAGACCATAGACGAGGTGCTTGAGATAGCCCTCGAAGAGAGCGAGAAGAAGAGGGAGCTGCTCAGGCGCATACGGGAGGCCCTTCCTCTTTCTAGTTAA
- a CDS encoding ArsR/SmtB family transcription factor, which produces MKIRDLLDELNPKQKETVIHCAETCGIPDLDREVEIRIEGDMIKFLKALSNPLRLKILKLLKDNWLCVCLISKILDQDQTLISHHLRTLKSLGLIIERKEGKMHFYRTNTEILQRYLSMINTELV; this is translated from the coding sequence ATGAAGATTAGAGACCTCCTGGATGAGCTTAACCCAAAGCAGAAAGAAACGGTTATCCACTGTGCAGAGACCTGCGGTATCCCTGACCTCGACAGGGAAGTGGAGATCAGGATAGAGGGCGACATGATAAAGTTTCTGAAGGCCCTTTCGAACCCACTGAGACTCAAGATACTCAAGCTCCTCAAGGATAACTGGCTCTGCGTGTGCCTGATATCCAAGATACTTGACCAGGATCAGACTCTGATAAGCCACCACCTGCGCACCCTCAAGTCACTCGGACTGATAATCGAAAGAAAGGAGGGCAAGATGCACTTCTACAGAACCAACACCGAAATCCTCCAGAGGTACCTTTCCATGATAAACACCGAGCTGGTGTAA
- a CDS encoding SPOUT family RNA methylase — protein MKFIVKTQRGMESVAANYIREAISDASVWASPMGYSGLIIVETSDENAGEKILEIPEVERLIPVIAEVPAELEAIVTTAEKIAPLISENETFAVKTKRRGKHGFTSMDVNRELGARIRELTNADVNLSWPDRVVQVEIIGDKAYISVVPGEEFRKFTPDKIDARKLFRKVTLVQMPYWGNHKACRSFGEKIGRAAQAFEVKELIIAPKEKMDAFELAEFIKGVKIGQESRHQIQREAYPWKVEKVPVSVWDLYQVVRDKRRGKRLLIITDPKGPTLAEVKDRLAKDMFYAKEVVIFVGSREGIPRGLFRFADYVVDLAPYMTFATEHGIPAALVSLWEVYEEYARKREKKT, from the coding sequence ATGAAGTTCATAGTCAAAACCCAGCGGGGAATGGAGAGTGTCGCCGCCAACTACATCAGGGAGGCCATTTCAGACGCCAGCGTTTGGGCGTCTCCCATGGGATATTCTGGCCTCATCATTGTTGAAACAAGCGATGAAAACGCCGGGGAAAAGATACTCGAAATTCCCGAGGTCGAGCGCCTCATCCCCGTCATCGCTGAAGTTCCCGCCGAGCTTGAGGCGATCGTCACTACTGCCGAAAAAATTGCCCCCCTAATCAGCGAAAACGAGACCTTTGCCGTGAAGACGAAGAGGCGCGGAAAGCATGGGTTCACCAGTATGGACGTCAACCGTGAGCTGGGTGCTAGGATAAGGGAGCTTACGAACGCTGACGTGAACCTCAGCTGGCCGGACAGGGTCGTCCAGGTTGAGATAATAGGCGACAAAGCTTACATTTCAGTGGTTCCTGGGGAGGAGTTCAGAAAGTTCACGCCAGACAAGATAGACGCTAGAAAACTTTTCCGAAAGGTTACACTTGTCCAGATGCCCTACTGGGGCAATCACAAGGCCTGTCGCTCCTTCGGCGAAAAGATAGGCCGGGCTGCCCAGGCCTTTGAGGTGAAGGAACTGATAATCGCCCCCAAGGAGAAGATGGACGCCTTTGAGCTGGCCGAGTTCATAAAAGGCGTTAAAATCGGCCAGGAGAGCAGGCACCAGATACAGCGCGAGGCTTATCCCTGGAAGGTTGAGAAGGTTCCGGTGAGCGTCTGGGATCTCTATCAGGTTGTCCGTGATAAGAGGCGGGGCAAGAGACTGCTGATAATAACCGACCCCAAGGGGCCGACGCTCGCCGAGGTGAAGGATAGGCTCGCAAAGGATATGTTCTATGCAAAGGAGGTCGTAATCTTCGTTGGCTCCCGTGAGGGCATCCCAAGGGGCCTCTTCCGCTTCGCGGACTACGTGGTTGACCTTGCACCGTATATGACGTTTGCTACAGAGCACGGCATTCCGGCCGCGCTCGTTTCACTCTGGGAGGTTTACGAGGAGTACGCTCGGAAGCGGGAGAAAAAAACCTGA
- a CDS encoding MazG nucleotide pyrophosphohydrolase domain-containing protein, with amino-acid sequence MNELQRRVDELITEFGGYWEPFQMLAAFVEEVGELADELLKAEGIKGEGKWSKLEEELGDVMFALACIANYYKIDLLDALGKSIEKYRERDRKRWPSSR; translated from the coding sequence ATGAACGAGCTCCAGAGACGGGTCGATGAGCTTATCACCGAGTTCGGCGGCTACTGGGAGCCTTTTCAAATGCTTGCGGCCTTCGTAGAGGAGGTCGGGGAGCTTGCGGACGAGCTCCTGAAGGCCGAAGGGATTAAAGGAGAGGGGAAGTGGAGCAAGCTGGAAGAGGAGCTCGGTGACGTTATGTTCGCACTTGCCTGCATAGCCAACTACTATAAAATAGACCTCCTGGATGCGCTTGGAAAGAGCATTGAGAAATACCGGGAACGTGACAGGAAGAGATGGCCCAGCAGTAGGTGA